CGAAAAAAAAAGAAGCAAAAATACTGGAAGCTGTTTTTGTCTCTATGATTGAACATGGCGTTGAGGTTCCATCTGCTTTTATTGCGCGGAGTGTTGCCTCAACAGGAAATTCACCACATACTGCGTTAGCCGCTGGTATTCTCGCAATGGGAGATTTTCATGGCGGCGCAATAGAACAAGCGGCTCGATATATTCAATCAAAAGAGACGCCGCGCGCTGTCGTTACTCAGGCACTTAAAAATAAAGAGCGCTTGCCGGGTTATGGCCATAAAGTGTATAAGGCGGGGGATCCGCGAGTCCGTGCTCTTTTAGAAAAGACGCAAGAGTTGCAATTATCCCAAACATACATAAAGCGCGCTCGTGCGATAGAGCGTGAGTTAAAGCGTGCGAGCGGCATTAGCGTACCTTTGAATATTGACGGAGCGGTTGCTGCCGTCATATCAGAACTTGGGTTTGATTGGCAGTTAGGAAAATCTTTTTTTGTTTTGGGCCGCCTGCCCGGGCTTATTGCGCACGTTGCGGAAGAACAAAAAAATGAAAAACCATATCGTCGCCTCGATTCCGATGATATTGAATATATCGGCCCGCCTTTTTAATCTCATTCTTACCGACCCTCTCTCGACAAAAGAACGGCAATTGTCTTAAGCGCAATTGTCAGGTCCAACACAAGAGATCTATTTTTTATGTAATAAAGATCGTATTGCATCTTTTGAGGAGCATCTTCCACAGAAGCATCGTTTTCCATATTTACCTGTGCCCAACCGGTAATGCCGGGGGTTACTAAGAGACGCATGTCATAAAAGGGGATTTTTTCACGAAGCTCGGCTACATAATGTGGACGCTCTGGACGAGGACCGATAAGCGACATATCACCCTTGAGAACATTCCATATTTGGGGAAGTTCGTCCAGATAAAACATACGAAGAAATGTACCGAATGGATATACGCGCGGATCATTTTGCATATCTTTTACGCCACTCATTTGTTCGGAACCAAGGCGTTGACTGCGAAATTTAAGAAAATCAAATTCTTTTCCATTTTTTCCCACGCGTCGTTGGCGAAAGAAAATACGCCCGTCTCCTTTTCGTGCCCGTCGTTTTTTGTGATGCCATATATCTTTAGGTGTTGAGAGAAGAATACCAAGTATTATAACGGGAAGCAGGGCAAGAAATACAACTCCAAGCATAATACCCAGAATGATATCAAAAAATCGCTTTGAAAATTCATATGCTCGCTTACGGATACCTACCAAGTTTTCTAAAAACCATATTTCCGAAATAAGGGACGTAGGAATTTTCCCGGTAAGCGATTCGTAAAATGTTGGGAAATCAACAACCTGTATACCTAATGGCAATGCCTCATAAAGCATAATTACAAATTCCCTGTTTGAGCGTATATCACGGGAAGCTACAATAAGAGATATCTGCTTTTCTTTTATGTGTCGCTGAACGGTTGTGTTGAATTCTATTATGGGCAGAGATGAGTCAAGAGAAGCAGTCTTTTCTCCATCATCTACAAGAAGAGAGACATAATAACCGAAATGAGGATTGTTCTTCAGAGTATGTGCAAGTCCCAGAACTTCATCGGAAATACCAAAAAAGAGAATATTTGTTTTTGATGAACGGCGAATAATATGATTTGCCCCTATGCGCCATCCGAGAATGAGGAGTACGGTAAGAATCGCCTGAATAAGAAGATTTGTTTTTGGAGTAATGCCAAATGCTTCTATGAGATAAAAAAGAATTACCGCAACGGCGGTTGATGCAATCATGGTGCGTATAAAGCGTTCGCGAAACGAACGGTCTGCCGTCCATGCGGATTGATCATAAAGTCCCGCTATAAAGAAAAATAATATCCAGATGATAAAAACAACTGTGAATGGTGTTTTATGGATGAGCCAGGGTTCTCTTAGTGCCGTTTGATAGCGTATAAGGAGAGTAATGCCAAGTGCCACATAGAGCGCCATTATATCTCCGAGAAGAAGAAAAAAGGTGATAGGTTGCTTTTGTTTCATACTGTGTATAGTAGCGCAGATATATAAAAAAGGAAGAAATAAACTCCGTAAAAACGTAATGGTAGACGGGAACTATTCGTGGTATAAGTAATCTATGCAAAATGGGTATGTGGAGCGAATATTATTATGGGGAACCAGAATAGGCATCTGGCTCCTTTTGTTTGTAACTCCTCTTGTTGTATCGGGGTCACTTTTCTTCCCTTTCATTACCGGAAAAAATTTCTTTTTTCGTATTGTGGTTGAAATCGTGTTTGGACTATGGGCGGGGCTTGTTGTTGTAAATCCGTCATTTCGTCCACGCAAAGGACCTCTTCTTTGGGCATTTTCCGGATTTGTGAGTATTCTCTTTATTGCAGGAATGCTTGGTGCCGATGCGGCACATAGTTTTTGGTCTAATTTTGAGCGCATGGAGGGTATTGTGACACACCTTCATTTACTAGCTCTTTTTATCATGACGGCGTCGGTTTTTCGGACAAAGAAAGACTGGATACTTACGTTTCATGTTTCTCTTGCCGCAAGTTTCATCGTGGCATGCATAGGATTATTGGAAAAGACGGGGTCTATAGCCATTCCGGGATCAAGTCCGGGGCGCGTATTTGCGACACTGGGAAATCCTATTTATTTGGCTCTCTATCTTCTTATCCATATGTTTTTGTTGGGCATAGTAATTCGATGGATAACGCAGTATTGGGCGCGTGTCGCATATGGTTTACTTTTCCTTTTTGAGCTCTATATCTTTTTTGCAAGCGGCACGCGGGGCGCCGTAGTGGGTCTTTTTGCGGGATTTATTGTGGGTCTTGTGGTATTCATGTTCACAACGCCGGACGCACGCATGAAACGGATATCGCTGGTTCTTCTCATAATCGGGTTCATGAGCGTAGGTGGCTTATTTATGTCCCGGGAATCCGTATTTGTGCAGTCACGTCCGCTTCTTACGCGGTTTGCCAATATTAGTTTATCATCGGCAACTGCCGAGTCACGTTTTACCATTTGGCGTATGGCATGGGAGGGGTTTAAGGAACGCCCTATTCTTGGATGGGGCCCGGGGAATTTTATTATTCCGTATGCCACATATTATGATCCCAATTTGTTTGGAAATGAGCCGTGGTTCGATAGGGTGCATAATATGCATTTTGAATGGTTAGTTACAACGGGAATTATAGGGTTTACGGCGTATGTGGGATTGTGGGGATCCGTTGTTATTCTCTTATGGCGATTATGGCGCCGGAACGTGTTTGATTCCATAACAGTCTCTCTTCTCGCGGCTCTTTTTACGGCATATCTCGTACAAAATTCATTTGTGTTTGATACGGTTATTTCATATATGCTTATTACCGTTTTGTTTGCGTTTTTACACAGCTTGTCTGTTCCTTACGGTGAAGAAAAATCGAGTATTTTATCCGCAGGTATGCGGAATAATCGCATACTTGTAGCGGGATGTTGCGTAGCGGCTGGTATTATACTTGCATCAACATTGCATACGAAGCAAATACAAGTGGCGCGTGGCATTATCACGACATTACAATCGGCATCACAAGGTACGGCACTTATATTAAATGAGCAATTTGATGCCACTATTGCAAAAGGGACATTTGGTGTTACGGAAGCACGCGAACGGTTTATGGATCTTGTACTGCAGGCATCACGCGAACCAAATGTATCGGGGCAAGACTTACTTCTTCTTGTTACCAAAAATATTGATGAAATGGAAAAACAAGTGGCAAAAAAGCCTCAATTATTACGTCATCATATTTCTCTGGGTAAGTTATACCAGTTACGCTTTGCTCTAACGGGAAATAAATCTGACAGGGATCATTCTATTGATATATATAATGTTGGTATTGCCATGGCGCCGAATTATCCGCCTACCTATATTGGTATCGCCGAGACATATCTTACGGATAATAATTTTGAGGAAGCCACTAATGCGGTCGACACTATTTATCAGAAAATGACACGGCCAAATTCGATTATCTACAGCGTTCTTTTGGTGAGCGTTTTGGCGGGGGATTTTGATCGGGCGGCAGAGCAGGTTGAACGATATGTAAGTTTAGGTAATACACCCGAATATCCGGCACCGGCATGGTTTGAGCCGCCAAAGTTAGAAGATGTTATTAGAAGATCATTTGTGCGAGGGGGAGTAGCTGAAAGAGAAGTATTTCTTCGCACTGTTTTAGCGGCTCAAGAAAATTCTATAGTATTAATGGCACTTGCGGAAACACTCGTAGAGCAGGGAAAAAACGAAGAAGCGCGTTCTTTCGCATTGCGTGCACGGGAAATTGCACCGCCGGAGGGCGTTATAGAAATCGATAAATTTATTCGCGGACTTGACGATTTTTAAGTATGGTAAAGGTATTCTCACGTACTATTCAATACATTCTCATCGCTATTCCTGTTCTTATACCTCTTGTATTTTGGCAGGAGGTATTTTTTCCTTATACATTTCCTAAAACGATACTCTTTCGGACGCTGATAGAAATTGCATTTGTGCTATGGCTACCACTTGTAATATTTATTTCGCGATACCGTCGTTTATATTCTTTTCCCGCTATATCGGTAAGCGTATTTTTCGGTGTCCTCGTTATTACGTCTCTGACCGGTGTAGATGTTTTTAAAAGTATATGGTCGGATTTTGAACGCATGCTTGGTTTATGGACATATGTACATCTTTTTGTATTTTTCCTAATGTTGGTAACTATGATGCGAAGTATAAGGGATTGGAATCGACTACTGGTAACTTCAATAACGGCGGCAAGTCTCATTAGTATTATAGGTATCGGAGAAGCGGTAATATCCGAAGGGCGTATTATTGCAACAATAGGCAATGCGGCATTTCTATCCTCTTATTTGCTCTTGCATGTTTTTTTATCCCTTATGCTTCTTCTTAACGAGGAAAGATTTAATTATAAGGCCGGATTTTTTGCCTTGAGTACCGGTATGATAGGAGTCGCTCTTTTTCTTACCGAAGCACGTGCCGGACTGATAGGATTATTTGGCGGCCTTGTGGTTCTTAGTGTATTATTTCTGATTTTTAGCGAGACTGACGGACAGACACTTTCTATTCCTCATAAAGTTGGAAAACGAATTGGTGGTATTTTGTTGGGATTGTTTACGGTTATGAGCGTATTTTTTATATTATTTCCTAAATCGATAAGTCCTTACGTTCCGAATCAATTACGACGGTTTACGGATGTAAGTTTAGCGGAGCGTACGGCAGAGGGGCGTTTTCTTACATGGCGCGTAGCATGGGAGGGCTGGCAGGAGCGTGGTATTACCGGATGGGGGATCGAAAATTTTAATATCCTTTTTAATGCGCATTATGATGAACGGTTATTCAGGCAGGAGCCATGGTTTGATCGGGCACATAACATTATTTTTGATATAGGAAGCAGTACCGGCATTCTTGGTATATTTTCATATATGATTCTTTTAGGAAGTATGTTTTTTACATTGTACCGAAAATGGCGGAATAATATGTATACGTTTTGGACATCCGCGGTTCTTGCGGCTTTGTTGGGAGGGTATGTTCTTCAAAACATGTTTACATTTGATACTATAACAACACTCATACCGCTATGGATGATATTTGCCTTTGTTGCCGTTTCTTTGCACGATGAAAAGTACGTCATAGAAGATAAACAAAAAAACAAACTAATACTGGGTGGTGTTGTATTACTGTCAGTAGTTCTTATTCCCGGTTGGTATTATGTAAACGCAGCACCAATGCATGCAAATAGGGCGGCACATATCGGTTGGGAAACCCTTCGTCTTGGAGGTGGGGATGAAGAAGCCATTCAGTTATTTAACAAAGGTCTTTCATATAAGACGCATGGAGATGTCGATATACGGCGTTTCTTTGCTGAATACGTGTTTGAGTTTTTGAAGCAGGGCGGTGTGCGTCCGGACGAATCATTATTTCGGCTTATGACGCAGGCGAATGAGTATATGGACGAAAATATTCGGGCAGATCCGCAAAATGTAAAGTGGTATATATATCAGGGGGAGTTATATAATTTGATGGCGGTGCGATTTGATAGTTCTTATGCGTTATTGGCGGAAGAGTTTTATTTAAAAGCCCGCGCATTATCTTCGGCGCGCCCGCAAATTTATCTGGGTCTTGCGGAGGCGTATAAGCGGCAGGGAAGGATAGAAGAAACATGGCAGGAACTCGATACTGTGTTAGAAAAAGTACCTGCATTTCTTGCCGCACACGAAGCGGCAGGGATTACTGCGATAGAAACGGAAAATAGAGAACGGGAAGAACAGGAAGTAGAATGGATTATCACAAACGGACATGAGGCAGGTTCTTTGCGGGACGCCTATTTTCTTGCCGAGCGTTACGGAGATGCCGCACGCATACAAGAGTATATTATTCACGATGATGACTTGCTTCGGAAAGATCGTGCAACCCTCTATGCCCAACTTGCCGCTCTCTACAATCTTGCGGGAGAGAAGGATAAGGCAAGGCAGGCAGCTTATGCTGTACTGGAGTTTGATCCAATGCGCAAAGATGAAGTGGAAGCATTTTTGAATACCCTTTAAGTTGTCCTGACTCAAAAAATCTTTATGTATTTTAGTTTTGAATTGTTACATATGACACCGGAAGATGATTCTAAAAAATGTTCTTAAAAGAGTAATGCAATAAAGCTCTTTTGGTTTATCAAAGACTTATGGTTGAGTAGATGCTAGTATAATAGGGTTATATACACAGGAATAGTTGACTTTTTTGTATAAATCTGTTACTATGGGGTTGTGGGTTATTGATAACAATAATTTCTACTACATCGCACATAATTCCGCTTCGGCGGAATTTTGTGCGTTTGGGAGAGAATGCTATTATAGACGTGGGATCATGTGGTCGAACTCACATCTGATGTATGTAGGAGGTTATTACGCCCATGATCCCACGAAAGAATCCTGTTTTTCTAGCGGGATTTTTTTGTTTTTTCTGATATACTGTTCATATGGAAATTCAGATACAAGAAAATGTCCCTCTTGCACCTTATACCTATCTCAATATAGGCGGACTCGCCCGATTTTTTGTGGAAGCAAAAAAGGAGAAGGATATTTTGAATGCCCTCATATGGGCGAAAGAGAACGATATGCCGTATTATATTATTGGTGCGGGATCAAATATATTAGTGGCAGATAAGGGATTTGCCGGTCTTGTCATTAAAATATCTCTTCATGACATATCATTTGGTGTAAATGGTATGTGTATTAATGCCGGTGTTCCCATGGCGCTTGCCGCGGCGCGATCGGTGGCAGAAGGATATATTGGATTCGAGTGGGCTATGGGAGTGCCGGGTACGGTTGGCGGTTCCGTGTATGGTAATGCCGGATGTTTTGGCGGAGAAATGAAGGATGTTGTAAAAGCAGTAAGAGTGTTGGAACAACAGGAAGAAGGTTTTAAAAAACGTATTTTTACGAATGAAGAATGCAAGTTTGGGTATCGAGAAAGTTTTTTTAAGAAACATCCTGAAATAATTATTCTTTCAGTGGACATGCAATTAAAAGAAGGAACACCTGAAGAAATAAATACCGCACGCTTACACATGCGAAGCTCCGCACAGGCACGTGTTCAAGAACAAGATATCGGCGTACGGACCGCCGGCAGTACGTTTAAAGGGATTCCTATTACGGACAGTACGGAAAAACGCATGTATACGTATGGACCAAAGTGGCAGAGGGGAGAAAACACCTGTTGGGTGCATGAAAGTAGAAGAGGTATGTTTGGCGCGGGATTCTTTATTGAACAATCCGGTTTGAAAGGTATGCGAATAGGAGGAGTTTCCGTTTCGGAAAAACACGCTAACTTTATGGTAAATACGGGAACGGCGACGGCGGAGGATGTTGTTATGCTTATTGCTGTTATAAAAGAACGTGTGCATAGTATGTGCGGCATAATGCTTGAAGAAGAAATTCGTTACGTTGGATTTTAATAGTATTATAAAATATTTTTTTTCATACATATTTTTATTTTATTTATCCACACCTTTGCACATCTTTGTATATATTTAAAAAAAAATCTCAACTAAAATAAGTGTAACGAAAACATTTTTGAAAATAGTTTTGTTTTCAAAAGTTTAGTTTTGTTACTTATTATGAAAGGTCGTTTTATTTACGTATAAATTTTTATACTACAATGCCAGCACGCAAAAAACGAAAGACAACAAAAAAAGCTGCTGCTAAGCACAAGACAACAAAGAGGAAGACAGTTAAGCGCAAAGCAGCTAAGAAGACAGCAAAACGAAAGACAACGAAACGAAAGGCAGCGAAGAAAACAACGCGCCGCCGTCGCTAATCTTCTCTTAAGTAAAGACCCCGCTCATGGCGGGGTCTTATTTTGGAACTGTCAAAAAAGAGTATATAATGGAGTACATGAGAACAATAATAAAAGTAACCAATACGGTGCTCACGCCCGCATTGGAGGCGCATATTGAAGAGAAAGTTATAAAATCATTAGAGCGACTTGTGGGTAAAACACATATGCCAAGCGCGCGGCTTACGCTTGATATCGGAAAAATAACGCGCCATCACAGGAAGGGATTAATATGGCGTGCTTCGGGTAATCTTTCTTTAAAAGGACGTGTCCTTCGAGCAAAAGCAAACGGAGAAAAGGCACAAGAAGCCGTGGATCTTTTGCGCGCAGAGTTGGAGCGGGAACTAAAAGCATATAAAGGGAAAAGAAAAACAGTAGCTCTTAAGGGAGCACGTCTTGCAAAAGAAAACGCAACCATAGCGAAAGCGGCGCGTGAATAATTTGGTTTTGCTTAAAAAATAAAAAAAGCCGCACGGGCGGCTCATTGGCGTTCTCGAACGAAAAGAGGTACCTCGTGCATTTTTTTTCGTACGAGATTATTAGCCAAAAGAAAACAAATAGCTTTTGCTGTCTGATTGGGCTCAAGATTAAGTTCATTTCCCATTTCAGATTCTGTGAAAGTTTTTTGCCGGCAAATATAACGAACAAGTGATAATACCATAGTTTCTGATATTTCCCCGTCCTTCATTTTACATAAACCCTCCCTATTTTGTAGTCTACAGGCAAATATAGTGGAAAATAGCAGTATGTCAATATGCTTGCATGTGTATAGTGATTAAAAACTTTTTTCCGGCTATTTTATACGCCCATTGATTATACGGGTACATTCCCGTATTATAGATACGCTATGCAATTTTTAGAAAAAATTTTTGGAGATCCCAGTACTTCGTTTGCTAAAAAATCACAGTTCGTTGTGGGTAAAATTGGCGCATTTGAAAAGGATATGGAAGTTCTTACGGCGGATGATTTCCCAAAAAAGACACTCGAATTCAAAGAGCGTCTGGGAAAGGGCGAGTCGCTGGATGACATTCTTCCCGAAGCATTTGCTTTGGTGCGGGAGGTATCGAAACGTACGGTTGGCATGCGTCATTTTGATGTTCAGCTGTTGGGTGGTATGGCCCTTCATAAGGGGCATATTGCCGAGATGCGTACCGGAGAAGGAAAAACGCTCGTTGCAACATTGCCCGTATATTTAAATGCGCTAATGGGCAAGGGCGTGCATGTTATTACCGTGAACGATTATTTGGCGCGACGGGATGCGGTATGGATGGGGCAGATATATGATGCGTTAGGTATGAGTGTGGGATGTGTAGCGCATGATGGGGCGTATCGGTATAATCCTCATTTTAAAAATGCTGAAGAGGAAGACGCGGTGCGGGACGCGGTGGGGAGTTTTAAAATTATCCATGAGTTTTTAGAACCGGTAAGCCGTAAAGAGGCTTATGGGGCTGACATTACATACGGTACCAATAATGAATTCGGGTTCGATTATTTGCGCGATAATATGGCGTATAAGCCGGAACAGGTTGCGCAAGAAAATCATTATTTTGCCATTATAGACGAAATGGACTCCATTTTAATTGATGAAGCGCGTACACCGCTTATTATTTCGGCTCCCGATCAGGATTCCGGTGATTTGTATCAGGTATTTGCCGAGATAGTGCCAAAGCTAAAAGCGGGAGAAGATTATAACGTTGATGAAAAACAAAAGGCAACCACTCTCACCGAGGAAGGTATTGAAAAAGCAGAGTCGCTTTTGGGAATTAAGGACATATATACGGAAAAGGGTATGCGGTATGTGCATCATTTAGAGCAGGCGTTAAGAGCTGAAGCTCTCTATAAGCTCGACAAAGATTATGTTGTAAAAGACGGCGAAATTATTATCGTAGATGAGTTTACGGGGCGTCTGATGCCGGGACGGAGATGGTCGGAAGGGCTTCATCAGGCGATAGAAGCAAAAGAAAAGGTACCTATTCAGAAAGAATCCCGCACACTTGCGTCCATAACATTTCAGAATTATTTTCGGCTATATGAAAAAATTGCGGGCATGACGGGTACCGCCAAAACATCCACGGAAGAATTTCATAAAGTATACGGCCTTAATGTGGCGACCATTCCCACAAATAAGCCGCTTGTTCGTGATGACAAGCCCGATCAGGTGTATCAGACATATGCGGGGAAAATGCGTGCGGTAATACGGACAATAAAAGAATGCCATGAACGGCGTCAGCCCATATTGGTAGGAACTATATCCATTGATAAGAATGAATATCTTTCCGCACTTCTTAAAAAAGAAGGAGTACCGCATCAGGTGCTTAATGCAAAAAACCATGAGTCGGAGGCAAGTATTATTGCTCAAGCAGGCCGTCCGGGCGCCGTAACAATTGCCACCAACATGGCGGGGCGTGGTGTTGATATTATCTTAGGTGGTAATCCGCCGGACGAACGAGAAGCAAAAGAAGTACGTAACGCGGGTGGACTCTTTATGCTTGGCACGGAACGTCATGAGGCGAGGCGTATCGATAATCAGCTTCGTGGACGTGCCGGTCGACAGGGAGATCCGGGCGTATCTCAGTTCTATGTATCTTTGGAAGATGATCTTATGCGTATTTTCGGATCTGATAGGATAAAGAATCTTATGGGAACATTCGGTATTCCGGAGGATGAGCCCATTGAAAACAGAATGGTTTCCCGCTCTTTGGAATCGGCGCAGGCAAAAATCGAAGGATTCCACTTCGATGCCCGGAAACACCTTCTTGATTATGATGATGTTATGAATCGTCAGCGTGAAGCTGTGTATCGCACCCGAAAGGAACTACTGAAAAGTACCGAAGAGGATCTTAAAGATCGTATTTCCACGATGATAGAAGAAGATATTTCTCATCTGGTGGGTATGCACACGATGCATTTGGCGGAGGATTGGAATATTACTGAGATTATTGAAAATATTCACGCAATGAATATTTCTACGGAGGGGCTTGAAAAAGAGCTTACAGATATAAAAGGGATGCAAGAATCGGATACGGTACGCCGAGGAAACATGGAAGAGGTGCTTATAGCGCGTGCTCATGATGCGTTTGCAAAAAAAGAGAAGGAATTAAAAGAAGGATTTTTAAATGTTATCCGGTTTTTTGCGCTTCAAACAATTGATTCTTTATGGACGGATCACTTGGAAGCAATGGATTACACGAGAAGTTCCGTACGTCTTCGTGCATACGGGCAACGGGATCCATTAGTGGAGTACAAAAATGAATCTGTAAAATTATTTCGGCAGTTTAATATGGCGGTAGAGCATCTCATAGCACTTAATATCTTTAAGTTTTCCGTGTCTCCACAAGCGGCACATAATCATGTGCATGCGCCGAACGAAGGCCAGCTTACCTTTTCCCGGCCGTCGCTCACCGGCGCTCCGGCTGCGGAAACCTCAAATGCCTCGGGAACACATACCGCTACCGCCAAGCAGGCATCAGTGGATCCGAAATATCAAAACATAGGCCGCAACGATCCGTGTCCGTGCGGGTCCGGCAAAAAATTTAAGAAGTGTCATGGGAAGTGAGAACGAAAAGTTTTACAGAATAGTCGTAAACGGCGTAGGGATCTACGAAGCGGTGGATCGTGACTGTCCGAAAAATGATTCAAGGCGAAAAGACAAACCCGATGGGTCATGGCTACCGAAGAAAGGCCTTGATTATCCTGAAGCGATATCATTTTGGAGCGAATACGGATTGAGGAAATATCGTGAATCAGGATTGATGAACTGGTATGTATCAGTTGTGGGAGGCGAAGTCGAAGTAGTTACAATCAATCGACCAACGGATATTCTGTACGAAGACGAATATCAGATTATTGTGAAACCAGAGGCGGCAGTTGAAATATCTAGGAAATCGCTTGAAAAATTCATACGGCTTAGTCAATAAGCAACAGAAGTGTGGCATAATAGGTGCTCCGGAGCATAAAAGATAATCGATAAAACTAGGGGATTAATGAGGTGTAGTATCTATGCCGCGTCTTTTATTTTTATATATGGCGAGGCTACGGTA
This genomic interval from Candidatus Ryanbacteria bacterium CG10_big_fil_rev_8_21_14_0_10_43_42 contains the following:
- a CDS encoding citryl-CoA lyase, which gives rise to MKWRTAISTQKDKELYVRGSRLTDLIKKASFIESIFLILRGQFPKKKEAKILEAVFVSMIEHGVEVPSAFIARSVASTGNSPHTALAAGILAMGDFHGGAIEQAARYIQSKETPRAVVTQALKNKERLPGYGHKVYKAGDPRVRALLEKTQELQLSQTYIKRARAIERELKRASGISVPLNIDGAVAAVISELGFDWQLGKSFFVLGRLPGLIAHVAEEQKNEKPYRRLDSDDIEYIGPPF
- a CDS encoding preprotein translocase subunit SecA; amino-acid sequence: MQFLEKIFGDPSTSFAKKSQFVVGKIGAFEKDMEVLTADDFPKKTLEFKERLGKGESLDDILPEAFALVREVSKRTVGMRHFDVQLLGGMALHKGHIAEMRTGEGKTLVATLPVYLNALMGKGVHVITVNDYLARRDAVWMGQIYDALGMSVGCVAHDGAYRYNPHFKNAEEEDAVRDAVGSFKIIHEFLEPVSRKEAYGADITYGTNNEFGFDYLRDNMAYKPEQVAQENHYFAIIDEMDSILIDEARTPLIISAPDQDSGDLYQVFAEIVPKLKAGEDYNVDEKQKATTLTEEGIEKAESLLGIKDIYTEKGMRYVHHLEQALRAEALYKLDKDYVVKDGEIIIVDEFTGRLMPGRRWSEGLHQAIEAKEKVPIQKESRTLASITFQNYFRLYEKIAGMTGTAKTSTEEFHKVYGLNVATIPTNKPLVRDDKPDQVYQTYAGKMRAVIRTIKECHERRQPILVGTISIDKNEYLSALLKKEGVPHQVLNAKNHESEASIIAQAGRPGAVTIATNMAGRGVDIILGGNPPDEREAKEVRNAGGLFMLGTERHEARRIDNQLRGRAGRQGDPGVSQFYVSLEDDLMRIFGSDRIKNLMGTFGIPEDEPIENRMVSRSLESAQAKIEGFHFDARKHLLDYDDVMNRQREAVYRTRKELLKSTEEDLKDRISTMIEEDISHLVGMHTMHLAEDWNITEIIENIHAMNISTEGLEKELTDIKGMQESDTVRRGNMEEVLIARAHDAFAKKEKELKEGFLNVIRFFALQTIDSLWTDHLEAMDYTRSSVRLRAYGQRDPLVEYKNESVKLFRQFNMAVEHLIALNIFKFSVSPQAAHNHVHAPNEGQLTFSRPSLTGAPAAETSNASGTHTATAKQASVDPKYQNIGRNDPCPCGSGKKFKKCHGK
- a CDS encoding UDP-N-acetylenolpyruvoylglucosamine reductase, whose translation is MEIQIQENVPLAPYTYLNIGGLARFFVEAKKEKDILNALIWAKENDMPYYIIGAGSNILVADKGFAGLVIKISLHDISFGVNGMCINAGVPMALAAARSVAEGYIGFEWAMGVPGTVGGSVYGNAGCFGGEMKDVVKAVRVLEQQEEGFKKRIFTNEECKFGYRESFFKKHPEIIILSVDMQLKEGTPEEINTARLHMRSSAQARVQEQDIGVRTAGSTFKGIPITDSTEKRMYTYGPKWQRGENTCWVHESRRGMFGAGFFIEQSGLKGMRIGGVSVSEKHANFMVNTGTATAEDVVMLIAVIKERVHSMCGIMLEEEIRYVGF